The following are encoded together in the Zingiber officinale cultivar Zhangliang chromosome 8A, Zo_v1.1, whole genome shotgun sequence genome:
- the LOC122008619 gene encoding eukaryotic initiation factor 4A-1, with protein MAGLAPEGSQFDGKQYDSKMNELLNADGQEFFTSYDEVHESFDDMGLQENLLRGIYAYGFEKPSAIQQRGIVPFCKGLDVIQQAQSGTGKTATFCSGILQQLDYGLVQCQALVLAPTRELAQQIEKVMRALGDYLGVKVHACVGGTSVREDQRILSSGVHVVVGTPGRVFDMLKRQSLRPDYIKMFVLDEADEMLSRGFKDQIYDIFQLLPSKIQVGVFSATMPPEALEITRKFMSKPVRILVKRDELTLEGIKQFYVNVEKEEWKLDTLCDLYETLAITQSVIFVNTRRKVDWLTDKMRNRDHTVSATHGDMDQNTRDIIMREFRSGSSRVLITTDLLARGIDVQQVSLVINYDLPTQPENYLHRIGRSGRFGRKGVAINFVSRDDERMLFDIQKFYNVVIEELPSNVADLI; from the exons ATGGCTGGATTGGCACCTGAAGGATCACAATTTGATGGGAAGCAATATGATTCCAAAATGAACGAGCT ACTAAACGCTGATGGACAAGAATTCTTCACTTCGTACGATGAGGTTCATGAAAGTTTTGATGATATGGGACTTCAGGAAAATCTTCTTAGGGGCATTTATGCTTACG gTTTTGAGAAACCCTCTGCTATCCAACAAAGAGGAATAGTCCCCTTCTGCAAAGGACTTGATGTCATTCAACAAGCACAGTCAGGGACCGGAAAAACTGCAACTTTCTGTTCTGGAATTTTACAACAGCTCGATTATGGTTTGGTCCAGTGTCAGGCCTTGGTACTAGCCCCTACCAGAGAATTGGCACAGCAGATTGAGAAGGTTATGCGAGCCCTTGGTGATTATCTTGGTGTTAAAGTTCATGCATGTGTTGGTGGGACTAGTGTAAGGGAGGACCAGCGAATTCTCTCAAGTGGGGTGCATGTTGTGGTGGGTACACCAGGTCGCGTGTTTGATATGTTGAAAAGGCAATCCCTTCGCCCTGACTACATTAAAATGTTTGTCTTGGATGAGGCAGACGAAATGCTTTCCCGTGGATTCAAGGACCAG ATCTATGATATCTTCCAGCTTCTCCCATCGAAAATTCAAGTTGGTGTGTTCTCTGCCACAATGCCTCCCGAGGCCCTAGAGATCACCAGGAAGTTTATGAGCAAACCAGTTAGGATTCTTGTTAAGCGAGATGAGCTTACCTTGGAGGGTATTAAGCAGTTTTATGTCAATGTTGAGAAGGAAGAGTGGAAGCTAGATACACTCTGTGACCTCTACGAGACACTGGCCATCACTCAAAGCGTTATCTTCGTGAATACTCGTCGCAAGGTTGATTGGCTCACTGACAAGATGAGGAACAGGGACCACACTGTCTCAGCCACGCATGGAGACATGGACCAGAACACTAGGGACATTATTATGCGTGAGTTTCGTTCAGGATCCTCCCGCGTGCTCATCACGACAGACCTCCTGGCTCGCGGCATTGATGTCCAGCAAGTCTCGCTTGTTATAAACTATGACCTACCAACGCAACCGGAGAACTATCTCCATCGTATTGGACGAAGTGGGCGGTTTGGGAGAAAGGGGGTTGCTATAAACTTTGTATCCCGTGACGACGAGAGGATGCTTTTTGATATCCAGAAGTTCTACAATGTGGTGATTGAGGAGCTGCCGTCTAATGTTGCGGACCTCATCTAA
- the LOC122008620 gene encoding serrate RNA effector molecule-like, which yields MAEVMDAPSEALDRHRDSQPENTRSRSTSPLLPPPPPPRKSDLDSRERIDGPQDDRDCYPPLLPPPPSGAPKDERDREYRRRSSPSPPSYRDRRRSPPRRSPPHRGSFKRARRDDGGYDRRRGSPRGGYGLDDRRYGYDYGVGYERGGGRYGDERSHGRYLNRSPDWPDSGLGGYVDGPEVTQRGGLMSYKHFIQELEDDISPTEAERRYEEYRSEYISTQKRAYFEAHKEEQWLKDKYHPTNLVAVIEKRKERARFIAKEFLLDLQSGTLNLGPGLTAPPFSKSGYSSEPNSEDESDPSGKRRRYNRGMTRENDLVSDAPKAHKVTSEPRRIQVDIEQAQALVRKLDLEKSIQDNILSSSSHDMLDAEKSHGGSMGPIIIIRGLTTVKGLEGVELLDTLLTYLWRVHGLDYYGMSETSEPNGLRHVRADLKTADGNDAGGSGWETKLDSLWQARLQGQDPLEILTAKEKIDAVASEAIDPLVRKIRDEKYGWKYGCGAKGCTKLFHAPEFVHKHLRLKHPDLVIDLTSKVREELYFQNYMNDPNAPGGTPIMQQSQPKVKMQRRRPPLDNRLSDERSNRRDFDRQDRDADRHDRLDNSSRDANGGSDGSHHDKPSYETYAGQGVHGALPSDVPAPPILVPVPGAGPLGPFVPAPPELAMRMMREGGGPSSFEPNGGPRGRKERLGPSPILPLPPVFRPDPRRLRSYRDLDAPEDEVTVVDYRSL from the exons ATGGCGGAGGTCATGGATGCGCCCTCCGAGGCCCTTGATCGACACCGGGATAGCCAGCCGGAAAACACGCGTAGCAGATCCACCTCCCCTCTTctcccgccgccgccgcctccgagGAAGAGCGATTTAGATTCCAGGGAGAGGATAGATGGCCCACAAGATGACCGTGACTGCTATCCGCCTCTTCTCCCGCCGCCTCCGTCTGGAGCTCCTAAGGACGAAAGGGACCGAGAGTATCGCCGCAGGAGTAGCCCCAGCCCTCCGTCGTACCGTGATCGCAGGCGCTCGCCTCCGCGACGGTCCCCTCCTCATCGGGGGTCGTttaaaagagcaaggagggaTGACGGTGGATATGATCGTCGTCGCGGTAGCCCTAGAGGAGGTTATGGACTGGATGACAGAAG GTATGGATATGATTATGGCGTTGGATATGAACGGGGTGGAGGAAGATACGGAGATGAGAGGTCTCATGGCCGTTATCTAAATCGTTCACCTG ATTGGCCTGATTCAGGACTTGGTGGCTATGTTGATGGCCCTGAGGTTACTCAGAG GGGAGGTCTGATGTCATACAAACATTTTATTCAGGAACTCGAAGATGATATTTCACCTACCGAAGCTGAGCGCAG GTATGAAGAATACAGATCTGAATACATCTCCACTCAGAAAAGAGCTTATTTTGAAGCTCACAAGGAAGAACAATG GCTGAAAGACAAATATCATCCAACTAACTTGGTTGCTGTGATTGAGAA GAGGAAGGAACGAGCTAGATTTATAGCAAAGGAGTTCTTGCTTGATTTGCAGAGTGGGACACTTAACCT TGGCCCTGGCCTAACAGCTCCCCCATTTAGCAAATCTGGGTATAGCAGCGAGCCAAACTCTGAAGATGAGTCAGACCCTAGTGGCAAAAGGAGAAGATACAATAGAGGAATGACAAGAGAAAATGATCTGGTTTCTGATGCCCCAAAGGCTCACAAAGTGACCTCTGAGCCTCGGCGAATTCAAGTTGACATTGAACAAGCACAAGCCTTGGTTCGTAAACTTGACCTGGAGAAGAGTATCCAAGATAATATCCTCTCGAGTAGCAGCCATGATATGCTGGATGCAGAGAAATCTCATGGAGGATCTATGGGTCCAATCATTATTATACGCGGCCTCACGACTGTCAAGGGCCTTGAGGGTGTTGAACTTCTTGATACGTTGCTCACCTATTTATGGCGTGTCCATGGTCTGGATTACTATGGCATGTCTGAGACATCTGAACCAAATGGTCTTCGACATGTCAGAGCTGATCTTAAGACTGCTGATGGAAACGATGCTGGAGGTTCTGGCTGGGAGACGAAACTGGATTCATTGTGGCAAGCACGATTGCAAGGCCAGGATCCCTTGGAAATTCTGACTGCCAAAGAGAAAATTGATGCAGTGGCTTCTGAAGCCATAGATCCTTTGGTGAGAAAGATAAGAGATGAAAAATATGGTTGGAAGTATGGATGTGGAGCTAAAGGTTGCACTAAGCTTTTCCATGCTCCTGAATTTGTTCATAAGCATCTCCGTTTGAAACACCCTGACCTTGTTATTGATTTAACCTCAAAAGTTAGAGAGGAGCTTTATTTCCAAAATTATATGAA TGATCCAAATGCACCTGGAGGTACACCTATAATGCAGCAGTCACAACCG AAGGTGAAAATGCAAAGGCGTAGGCCTCCGTTAGATAATCGCCTGAGCGATGAACGTAGCAATCGCCGAGATTTTGACAGGCAGGATAGAGATGCTGACAGGCATGATAGGTTGGATAACTCATCTCGTGATGCCAATGGTGGCTCGGATGGCAGCCATCATGACAAGCCTTCATATGAAACTTACGCGGGACAAGGTGTACATGGAGCTCTTCCTTCGGATGTTCCTGCACCGCCTATCTTAGTTCCTGTTCCTGGTGCTGG GCCACTAGGTCCTTTTGTCCCTGCCCCACCAGAGTTGGCAATGCGCATGATGAGGGAGGGTGGTGGACCGTCATCATTTGAACCTAATGGCGGCCCTCGTGGCAGGAAAGAAAGACTTGGTCCATCTCCAATTCTTCCTCTGCCCCCAGTGTTCCGACCAGATCCACGTCGCCTAAGAAG CTACCGAGATCTTGATGCTCCGGAGGATGAAGTGACTGTTGTGGATTACAGGAGCTTGTAG
- the LOC122008621 gene encoding pentatricopeptide repeat-containing protein PPR5 homolog, chloroplastic-like yields MHPIHTQFRCPNPSALSFSRAPLYSLSVRAAKSVSARPRRKASAAKSGDAVEEASLLVRQILRKSGERNEPVVVALSKFVRIIRTEHCFLLFEELGKRDLWLQCLEVFRWMQKQRWYIADNGIYSKLISVMGKKGQTRMAMWLFSEMRNSGCRPDTSVYNALITAHLHSRDKSKALAKAIGYFEKMKGIERCRPNIVTYNILLRAFALAGDVKQVETLFKDLEQSIVFPDIYTYNGVMDAYGKNGMLKQMEAVLLLMKSNQCKPDSITFNLLIDAYGRQQAFEKMEQVFRSLLRSKAKPTLPTFNSMITNYGKARLKDKAENVLKKMADLGFKPSYITYECLITMYGYCDCVSKARDIFNEMINTQKEVQISTLNSMLEAYCQNGLPNEADQLLDYAIERELVPNASTYKLLYRAYAKANMKELINNLLQRMDAQGIVPNKKFFLEALEAFGSETIPEASVTDTSNAQLVKS; encoded by the exons ATGCACCCGATCCACACTCAATTCCGATGCCCAAATCCCTCGGCGCTCTCCTTCTCCCGCGCCCCACTCTACTCCCTCTCCGTCCGCGCTGCCAAATCCGTCTCCGCCAGGCCGAGGAGGAAAGCCTCAGCCGCCAAGAGCGGCGACGCGGTCGAGGAGGCGTCGCTGCTCGTCCGCCAGATCCTACGGAAGTCCGGAGAACGGAATGAACCCGTGGTGGTCGCGCTTAGCAAGTTCGTGAGGATCATCCGCACCGAGCACTGCTTCCTGCTCTTCGAGGAACTCGGGAAGCGCGACCTCTGGCTCCAGTGTTTAGAG GTCTTTAGATGGATGCAGAAGCAACGATGGTATATTGCTGATAATGGTATCTACTCAAAATTAATATCTGTGATGGGTAAAAAAGGCCAGACAAGGATGGCCATGTGGCTTTTCTCAGAGATGCGAAATAGTGGATGCAGGCCAGACACTTCTGTGTACAATGCATTGATCACGGCCCATCTTCATTCACGAGATAAATCCAAGGCCTTGGCAAAAGCTATAGGATACTTTGAGAAAATGAAAGGAATTGAACGGTGCCGACCAAATATTGTTACTTACAACATTCTTTTAAGAGCATTTGCTCTAGCTGGGGATGTGAAGCAAGTTGAGACATTGTTCAAAGATCTTGAGCAAAGTATCGTCTTTCCTGATATCTACACATACAATGGTGTCATGGATGCGTATGGAAAGAACGGGATGCTCAAACAAATGGAGGCTGTACTTTTGCTCATGAAAAGCAATCAGTGCAAGCCAGATTCAATTACCTTCAATCTCCTTATTGATGCATATGGACGACAACAAGCATTCGAGAAAATGGAGCAAGTATTTAGAAGCTTGTTGCGTTCAAAGGCGAAGCCTACACTTCCTACATTTAATTCAATGATTACTAACTATGGTAAAGCTCGACTCAAAGATAAAGCAGAAAATGTTTTGAAGAAGATGGCTGATTTGGGTTTCAAACCAAGTTATATCACCTATGAGTGCCTCATTACAATGTATGGATATTGTGATTGTGTCTCAAAAGCTAGGGATATTTTTAATGAGATGATAAATACACAAAAAGAGGTGCAGATTTCGACTCTGAACTCTATGCTTGAAGCATATTGCCAAAATGGTTTGCCCAATGAAGCCGATCAGCTATTGGATTATGCAATTGAAAGGGAATTGGTTCCAAATGCTTCAACTTATAAATTACTTTACAGGGCCTATGCGAAAGCTAACATGAAAGAGCTTATTAATAATTTGCTACAGCGGATGGATGCTCAGGGTATTGTTCCAAACAAGAAGTTCTTTTTGGAGGCTTTAGAAGCATTTGGTTCTGAAACAATACCTGAAGCTAGTGTAACAGATACTTCAAATGCTCAGCTAGTTAAATCCTAG